A window of the Cystobacter fuscus genome harbors these coding sequences:
- a CDS encoding LON peptidase substrate-binding domain-containing protein: protein MTTALERIERTTQALKVFPLPSAVLFPHAVLPLHIFEPRYRALVRDALAGDKVMALAQLEPGWEGQYGERPPLQPMMCAGLIIWHEELPDGRYNILLQGVCRARLLAELPADKPYREVRVHPLPDPVYQGPEEERLRQAVLDLAGRVPVSFAENLLPLAARSQGGMLADVVAAAIVPEPERRQELLCELDVRTRLLEVVDEVAELVARLSPVKPTGPLN, encoded by the coding sequence ATGACGACGGCCCTCGAACGCATCGAGCGAACCACCCAGGCACTCAAGGTCTTTCCGCTGCCTTCCGCGGTCCTCTTTCCGCACGCCGTTCTGCCCCTGCACATCTTCGAGCCGCGCTACCGGGCCCTGGTGCGCGACGCGCTCGCCGGGGACAAGGTGATGGCGCTCGCCCAGTTGGAGCCGGGCTGGGAAGGGCAGTACGGAGAGCGGCCCCCCCTGCAGCCCATGATGTGCGCCGGGCTCATCATCTGGCACGAGGAGCTGCCGGACGGGCGCTACAACATCCTCCTGCAGGGCGTCTGCCGTGCCCGGCTGCTCGCGGAGCTTCCCGCGGACAAACCCTACCGGGAGGTGCGGGTGCACCCGTTGCCGGATCCGGTCTACCAGGGCCCCGAGGAGGAGCGGCTGCGGCAGGCGGTGCTCGACCTGGCCGGACGCGTGCCGGTGTCCTTCGCGGAGAACCTCCTGCCGCTCGCGGCGCGCTCCCAGGGGGGCATGTTGGCGGACGTGGTGGCCGCCGCCATCGTGCCGGAGCCCGAGCGGCGCCAGGAGCTCTTGTGCGAGCTGGACGTGCGCACGCGGCTCCTGGAGGTGGTGGACGAGGTGGCGGAGCTCGTCGCGCGTTTGAGTCCGGTCAAGCCGACGGGTCCGCTGAATTAG
- a CDS encoding YqaA family protein, which translates to MTEPAPVAAPSGKPSWYRRLYLRVESLSSTPHALGAMMLVSVVDASVFPIPPFALLVPMVLAQPRKWVRYALLGTVASLLGGFIGYYLGVLVHQGALSALNINLDARIQRFGIDATVGELLGQNFWVLALLCSVLPTPFKIVAIGSGMVSVPLDRFFLAALIGRSARFFAVSGVMRFFGPTARKWLRV; encoded by the coding sequence ATGACCGAACCCGCTCCCGTCGCCGCCCCTTCCGGGAAACCCTCCTGGTACCGCCGACTCTACCTGCGCGTGGAGTCCCTCTCGTCCACCCCCCATGCCCTGGGCGCCATGATGTTGGTGTCCGTCGTGGACGCCTCGGTGTTTCCCATTCCACCCTTCGCGCTGCTCGTGCCCATGGTGCTCGCCCAGCCGCGCAAGTGGGTGCGCTACGCGCTGCTCGGCACCGTGGCGAGCCTCCTCGGTGGTTTCATCGGCTACTACCTGGGGGTGCTCGTGCACCAGGGAGCCCTGAGCGCCCTGAACATCAACCTGGACGCACGCATCCAGCGCTTCGGCATCGATGCCACCGTGGGCGAGCTGCTCGGCCAGAACTTCTGGGTGTTGGCGCTCCTGTGCTCGGTGCTGCCCACGCCCTTCAAGATCGTCGCCATCGGCAGCGGCATGGTGAGCGTGCCGTTGGACCGCTTCTTCCTCGCGGCGCTCATCGGCCGCTCGGCGCGCTTCTTCGCGGTGTCCGGGGTGATGCGCTTCTTCGGACCCACGGCGCGCAAGTGGCTGCGCGTGTGA
- a CDS encoding ATP-binding protein, producing the protein MEGSRGFAETLALAVVHLASSWLGMTQAPLVGITHPVWPSLGVALAGLYLLGRSRWPAVFLASLGVHLLSGSASPGVALTLAMGHTLEAVLGVWLLRRLGFSAGRARLQDVAVLACCATAGTLVGLPSGVLSLASRPSLAWEAVGGLVWRGWVESMLGMLGAGVALMLLARRRPETLWREGLALMGLLLGVCLWSFSVGLRGSSLVYAQVFVLFPLGVWAALRFGSPGAALSLVLLVAVSMGHALVASGVFVPAEGTRSADLLGFKLFLALVTGVGLLWREVRREQGAARTQLEALTTAVRNVREGVVICEKRPGEGPRIVFLNPFFQEMCGWTQEELAGHSPWEFCTAAQEIQQRVEETLREKGDFRGEVVLMHKDGSRLFSQMHLSRIPGGDGQVSYVVGTHHDLTAQRQLQEKLVSAGRIAAVGTLAAGVGHEINNPLAYLLLNLEGVARSLRQGPEHLAEARTRLDSVREGAERIRVIVRDLKVFSRQEGEEREMLDVNAVVVPAMRMAAHAVRARARLVEDFGSPPPVLGSEARLGQVLLNLLVNALQAIPEGNPERHEVRVRTGGDGLGRALVEVSDTGCGMSPAVLSRIFEPFFTTKPSGEGTGLGLAICQQIVQSHGGELRVRSEPGKGSVFTLVLPAAAQTSPSPAEPESAGAVAESAPRRRILIIDDEPRLAQSMRMLIEPSHDVVITTRGAEALAWVSAGQRFDLVLCDLQMPGTTGMDVYSHLRTHAPELLERLVFISGGAYTQAMRDFVRTVRNRVLEKPVRPNELLATIDEALATLSAA; encoded by the coding sequence GTGGAAGGTTCGAGAGGATTCGCCGAAACGCTCGCGCTGGCGGTCGTGCATCTCGCGTCTTCCTGGCTCGGCATGACCCAGGCGCCGCTCGTGGGCATCACCCACCCGGTGTGGCCTTCCCTGGGCGTGGCCCTCGCGGGCTTGTATCTGTTGGGCCGCTCACGCTGGCCCGCCGTCTTCCTGGCCTCGCTGGGCGTCCACCTGCTCTCGGGCTCCGCCTCCCCCGGGGTGGCGCTGACGCTCGCGATGGGTCACACCCTGGAGGCGGTGCTCGGGGTGTGGCTGTTGCGGCGCCTCGGCTTCTCCGCCGGACGGGCGCGCCTCCAGGACGTGGCGGTGCTCGCTTGCTGTGCGACCGCGGGCACCCTGGTGGGCCTCCCGTCGGGCGTGTTGTCGCTCGCATCCCGGCCCTCCCTCGCCTGGGAAGCCGTGGGAGGGCTCGTCTGGCGGGGTTGGGTGGAGAGCATGCTGGGGATGCTGGGGGCCGGGGTGGCCTTGATGCTGCTCGCGCGGCGCAGGCCGGAGACGCTCTGGCGCGAGGGGCTGGCGCTCATGGGGCTGCTGCTGGGCGTGTGTCTGTGGTCCTTCAGCGTGGGCCTGCGGGGCTCCTCGCTCGTCTACGCGCAGGTGTTCGTGCTCTTTCCGCTCGGGGTATGGGCGGCCCTGCGCTTCGGCTCACCGGGGGCGGCGCTCAGCCTGGTACTGCTCGTGGCGGTGTCCATGGGCCACGCGCTCGTGGCCTCGGGTGTTTTCGTGCCGGCGGAGGGCACGCGCTCGGCGGACCTGCTCGGGTTCAAGCTCTTCCTGGCGCTCGTCACCGGCGTCGGGCTGTTGTGGAGGGAGGTGCGCCGCGAACAGGGCGCGGCCAGGACGCAACTGGAGGCGTTGACCACCGCCGTGCGCAACGTGCGCGAGGGGGTGGTCATCTGCGAGAAGCGCCCGGGCGAGGGGCCCCGGATCGTCTTCCTCAACCCCTTCTTCCAGGAGATGTGCGGTTGGACGCAGGAGGAACTGGCGGGCCACTCCCCGTGGGAGTTCTGCACGGCGGCGCAGGAGATCCAACAGCGGGTGGAAGAGACCTTGCGTGAGAAGGGCGACTTTCGTGGTGAAGTGGTGCTGATGCACAAGGACGGCTCACGGCTGTTCAGCCAGATGCACCTGTCGCGCATCCCGGGAGGGGATGGACAGGTCTCGTACGTCGTGGGCACCCACCATGATCTCACCGCGCAACGGCAGTTGCAGGAGAAGCTCGTCTCCGCGGGGCGGATCGCCGCGGTCGGCACCCTGGCGGCGGGTGTGGGCCATGAAATCAACAACCCACTGGCTTACCTTCTGTTGAACCTGGAAGGCGTGGCGCGCAGCCTGCGGCAGGGGCCCGAGCACCTCGCCGAGGCACGCACCCGGCTGGACTCCGTGCGCGAGGGCGCCGAGCGCATTCGCGTCATCGTGAGGGACCTGAAGGTCTTCAGTCGGCAGGAAGGAGAGGAGCGGGAGATGTTGGACGTCAACGCGGTAGTGGTTCCCGCGATGCGCATGGCGGCTCACGCGGTGCGTGCCCGGGCCCGGCTGGTGGAAGACTTCGGCTCACCTCCTCCGGTGCTCGGCAGCGAGGCCCGGCTCGGACAGGTGTTGCTCAACCTGCTCGTCAATGCGCTGCAGGCCATCCCCGAGGGCAATCCCGAGCGGCACGAGGTGCGCGTGCGCACGGGGGGTGACGGCCTCGGCCGCGCCCTGGTGGAGGTGTCCGACACGGGCTGTGGGATGTCTCCCGCCGTGCTGTCGCGCATCTTCGAGCCGTTCTTCACCACCAAGCCCTCCGGCGAGGGCACGGGCCTGGGGCTCGCCATCTGTCAGCAGATCGTCCAGTCCCATGGCGGCGAGCTGCGGGTGCGCAGCGAGCCGGGCAAGGGCAGTGTCTTCACGCTCGTGTTGCCCGCCGCGGCGCAGACGTCCCCCTCGCCCGCCGAGCCCGAGTCGGCAGGTGCCGTGGCCGAGTCCGCTCCGCGCCGACGCATCCTCATCATCGACGACGAGCCGCGCCTGGCCCAGTCCATGCGCATGCTCATCGAGCCCTCGCACGACGTGGTCATCACCACGCGTGGCGCCGAGGCCCTGGCGTGGGTGAGCGCGGGGCAGCGCTTCGATCTGGTGTTGTGTGACTTGCAGATGCCGGGGACGACCGGGATGGACGTCTACTCGCACCTGCGCACGCACGCGCCGGAGCTGCTCGAGCGGCTCGTCTTCATCTCCGGCGGGGCCTACACCCAGGCGATGCGCGACTTCGTGCGCACGGTGCGCAACCGCGTCCTGGAGAAGCCCGTGCGGCCCAACGAGTTGCTGGCCACCATCGACGAGGCGCTCGCCACCTTGTCCGCGGCCTAG
- a CDS encoding HAD family hydrolase produces the protein MSHSLRAALFDLDGTLLDSLHGIGAAMNHALSTHGLPPHPLAAYRHFVGEGAQVLVARAVPEAHAHAREAVLATYRAFYAEHMLDQTRPFPGILPLLERLADEGVKLAVLSNKPDAATRRLVAELLPGVRFAAVYGERVGVPRKPDPTAALGMAAELGVDPSGCAFIGDTSVDMDTARAAGMYGVGVTWGFRDEQELRTHRARVIARSVEELLQHLLALPRALAS, from the coding sequence ATGTCCCACTCCCTTCGCGCCGCGCTCTTCGATCTGGACGGAACCCTGCTGGACTCGCTGCACGGCATTGGCGCGGCGATGAACCATGCCCTGAGCACCCACGGCCTGCCTCCCCATCCCCTGGCGGCCTACCGGCACTTCGTGGGCGAGGGGGCCCAGGTGCTCGTGGCCCGGGCCGTCCCCGAGGCACACGCGCACGCGCGGGAGGCCGTGCTCGCCACCTACCGCGCCTTCTACGCCGAGCACATGCTGGATCAGACCCGGCCGTTCCCGGGCATCCTCCCCCTGCTCGAGCGCCTCGCGGACGAGGGCGTGAAGCTGGCGGTGCTCAGCAACAAGCCCGACGCGGCCACCCGCCGGCTGGTGGCCGAGCTCCTGCCCGGCGTGCGCTTCGCGGCCGTCTACGGCGAGCGCGTCGGGGTGCCTCGCAAGCCGGACCCCACGGCCGCGCTCGGCATGGCGGCGGAGCTGGGCGTGGACCCGAGTGGATGCGCCTTCATCGGCGACACGTCCGTGGACATGGACACCGCCCGGGCCGCGGGCATGTACGGCGTGGGCGTGACGTGGGGTTTCCGCGATGAGCAGGAGTTGCGGACCCATCGGGCCCGGGTGATCGCCCGCTCGGTGGAGGAGTTGCTCCAGCACCTGCTGGCCCTGCCTCGCGCCCTCGCTTCCTGA
- a CDS encoding ExbD/TolR family protein: MAIKAPGKRYCKRLQHSKVFGHGTHGHKSGNADVLITPLVDMFVIIVLFLIANFSATGEVLMMTKDIQLPEAVNVKEIEMNPVVMVSGEEVTISGNVVGRVQDLVKEEYLNIPALEEKLRDMKKQFEDLHAMAEGNTNAFKGDVNIQAHKEVEFAIIKRVMFSCASAGYNNINFATLQKGEAGAAGETTAAATP, from the coding sequence ATGGCCATCAAGGCTCCCGGCAAGCGCTACTGCAAACGGCTGCAACACTCCAAGGTGTTCGGCCACGGCACGCACGGCCACAAGAGTGGCAACGCGGACGTGCTCATCACGCCCCTGGTCGACATGTTCGTGATCATCGTGCTCTTCCTCATCGCCAACTTCTCGGCGACGGGCGAGGTGCTGATGATGACCAAGGACATCCAGCTGCCCGAGGCGGTCAACGTCAAGGAAATCGAGATGAACCCGGTGGTGATGGTGTCCGGGGAGGAAGTCACCATCTCCGGCAACGTCGTCGGCCGCGTTCAGGACCTGGTCAAGGAGGAGTACCTCAACATTCCCGCCCTGGAGGAGAAGCTGCGGGACATGAAGAAGCAGTTCGAGGATCTCCACGCCATGGCCGAGGGCAACACCAACGCCTTCAAGGGTGACGTGAACATCCAGGCCCACAAGGAAGTGGAGTTCGCCATCATCAAGCGGGTGATGTTCAGCTGCGCCAGCGCGGGCTACAACAACATCAACTTCGCCACCCTCCAGAAGGGCGAGGCGGGCGCCGCGGGCGAGACCACCGCCGCCGCCACGCCGTAA
- a CDS encoding ExbD/TolR family protein, whose translation MAGGMDLGGGKGKKSLDVAINLTPFIDLMAVTISFLIMTAVWTQIGRLQVAQAGGPSTDEEQKQEEQTKTVQLTLFVTPTELKLVADQSEFPSIEAKRGANGKLDLAPLLARFKELKAQFPDQSSITLQTEDKVHYEDLVRIIDQCIGAGLPQVSVSAIMG comes from the coding sequence ATGGCCGGCGGAATGGACCTGGGGGGAGGCAAAGGCAAGAAGTCGCTCGACGTTGCCATCAACCTCACCCCCTTTATCGACCTGATGGCGGTGACCATCAGCTTCCTCATCATGACGGCGGTCTGGACGCAGATCGGCCGTCTCCAGGTGGCGCAGGCCGGAGGGCCTTCCACCGACGAGGAACAGAAACAAGAAGAGCAGACCAAGACGGTCCAGCTCACGCTGTTCGTCACGCCCACCGAGCTGAAGCTGGTGGCGGACCAGAGTGAGTTCCCGTCCATCGAGGCCAAGCGCGGGGCCAACGGCAAGTTGGACCTGGCGCCGCTGCTCGCGCGCTTCAAGGAGCTCAAGGCGCAGTTCCCGGATCAGTCCTCCATCACGCTGCAGACCGAGGACAAGGTCCACTACGAAGACCTGGTGCGGATCATCGACCAGTGCATCGGCGCCGGCCTGCCCCAGGTCTCGGTGTCCGCCATCATGGGTTAG
- a CDS encoding MotA/TolQ/ExbB proton channel family protein codes for MNLGFVTNLTILANAGHGAERSFFEEVAKRWEAGQWGMYPIAVCLVFALAIMVERSIVLFGKASINKEAFLRGLKKHIYAGDLDKAINYVSGQKQTPLTQVIKAGLMNVPKGEEEVQAALDEASLRETPRIEARTGYLAMLGNAAMLAGLLGTVSGLIACFEAVANVNPADKATILANGISEAMNCTGFGLLTAIPAVVAFSILSGRATSIVNDINETSVAVLNLIVNNRDKFKNATVSASAGHDEE; via the coding sequence ATGAACCTGGGCTTTGTGACGAACCTGACCATTCTTGCCAACGCCGGCCATGGCGCTGAGCGCTCGTTCTTCGAGGAAGTCGCCAAGCGCTGGGAGGCCGGTCAGTGGGGTATGTACCCCATCGCTGTCTGCCTGGTGTTCGCCCTGGCCATCATGGTCGAGCGCAGCATTGTGCTGTTCGGCAAGGCGTCCATCAACAAGGAGGCCTTCCTGCGCGGCCTCAAGAAGCACATCTACGCGGGTGACCTGGACAAGGCCATCAACTACGTGTCCGGCCAGAAGCAGACGCCGCTCACGCAGGTCATCAAGGCCGGTCTGATGAACGTGCCCAAGGGTGAGGAGGAGGTCCAGGCGGCGCTCGACGAGGCCAGCCTGCGCGAGACGCCCCGCATCGAGGCGCGTACCGGCTACCTGGCCATGCTCGGCAACGCGGCGATGCTCGCCGGTCTGCTCGGAACGGTGTCGGGTCTGATCGCCTGCTTCGAGGCGGTGGCCAACGTGAATCCGGCCGACAAGGCGACCATTCTCGCCAACGGCATCTCGGAAGCCATGAACTGCACGGGCTTCGGACTGCTCACGGCCATCCCCGCCGTCGTCGCCTTCTCCATCCTCTCGGGCCGCGCCACGTCGATCGTCAACGACATCAACGAGACGAGCGTCGCGGTGCTCAACCTGATCGTCAACAACCGTGACAAGTTCAAGAACGCCACCGTCTCGGCGTCCGCGGGCCACGACGAGGAGTAA
- a CDS encoding general secretion pathway protein GspE: MARKRIGELLLERGAISTAQLDTALLAQQRTRQRLGATLVAQGAITEKTLAHALSEALGVPVMDLTGRAPDWSAIHLLRARFCEQHDLFPISLENVGGRRVLVVAMADPLDSAALQEMEFTTGMKVSPRVAPLSAVRASIQRYYHPDSPARTTSTTGLPVANEDDVEEIILGQEELEGEGGEIILGEELPPGEMTRRVSLEQLIQEREQKRRGTRRGAARRAPSGDVSAALDSLFGEPQSQASAVDPVEELERKFWALMRIMARKGLLTNEEFTRELDDEPEG; encoded by the coding sequence ATGGCCCGAAAGCGGATCGGTGAGTTGCTCCTGGAGAGGGGGGCGATCAGCACGGCCCAACTGGACACGGCGCTCCTGGCGCAACAGCGCACCCGGCAGCGGCTGGGCGCCACGTTGGTGGCCCAGGGCGCGATCACCGAGAAGACCCTGGCGCACGCGCTGAGCGAGGCGCTGGGCGTTCCGGTGATGGATCTGACGGGCCGCGCCCCGGACTGGAGCGCCATCCACCTGCTGCGGGCGCGCTTCTGCGAGCAGCACGACTTGTTTCCCATCTCCCTGGAAAACGTGGGCGGGCGGCGCGTGCTGGTGGTGGCCATGGCGGATCCGCTCGACTCCGCGGCCCTGCAGGAAATGGAGTTCACCACGGGGATGAAGGTGAGCCCGCGCGTGGCGCCCCTGTCGGCCGTGCGCGCCTCCATCCAGCGCTACTACCACCCGGACTCCCCCGCTCGCACCACGTCCACCACCGGTCTGCCCGTGGCGAACGAGGACGACGTGGAGGAGATCATCCTCGGCCAGGAGGAGCTCGAGGGGGAGGGCGGCGAGATCATCCTCGGCGAGGAGCTGCCCCCCGGGGAGATGACGCGCCGCGTCTCGCTCGAGCAGCTCATCCAGGAGCGAGAGCAGAAGCGGCGCGGCACCCGGCGCGGCGCGGCCCGGCGCGCGCCCTCGGGAGACGTCAGCGCCGCGCTGGACTCGCTCTTCGGCGAGCCCCAGTCGCAGGCCTCGGCGGTGGATCCGGTGGAGGAGCTGGAACGCAAGTTCTGGGCCCTCATGCGCATCATGGCGCGCAAGGGGCTGCTCACGAACGAGGAGTTCACCCGCGAGCTGGACGACGAGCCCGAGGGCTGA
- a CDS encoding GAF domain-containing sensor histidine kinase: MTTESRRVPGPEEPSAEAFRAFFEAVEVPAALCDLSLRLLRGNAAFKRFCFDHGLTVDQMMEALEDTPVPDDWGSSEVKVALPQGGAVVMELTRRGDSVSVVGRRESEHMRGHLVVVEQALLEQARTEGVLLDLGRSVAEAGSEEELVAAVARGVKELFPGRSFCIRITDARTGALTSLYAEGRLKEGSREPLVLKRSAAEKMHLVESALPAGKVVVAGRVPLLFEDSVGGVSAPLVASSQLYGAINLEYPASRQEANTYQDERVLVQLANQVAVAVKNAKLIDELTFVRKYLEDLLEKANALIVVANREGKIVVFNRAMSRLTGFSKEEVLGRDVAWLVHRDEHLRLMPVLLAALRGEDLPNFELRLRTRMGEARASFATSTSLSSQGEVEGVMAIGQDVTVVAQLEQRIIHAEKLASLGQLAASVAHEINNPMTAVVTYADALLQRVPVGASGGPDAEKLRKILENGQRILRFTRDLTSYARPSKNKPEPVRLNALLDKALGYCEHVVTKAQVEVSRDYGEVPQLTGVPSNLEQVFVNLITNACHAMRPGGRLSLRSRCEGREAVVWVKDTGSGIEPALLSRIFEPFFTTKTEGHGTGLGLSIVQRIVEKHGGRLDVESVIGQGTTFSVRLPLPD; encoded by the coding sequence ATGACGACTGAGTCGCGCCGTGTACCCGGGCCGGAGGAGCCTTCCGCCGAGGCCTTCCGGGCGTTCTTCGAGGCGGTGGAGGTACCCGCGGCGCTCTGTGATCTGTCGCTGCGGCTGCTGCGGGGCAACGCCGCCTTCAAGCGCTTCTGCTTCGATCATGGCCTCACGGTGGACCAGATGATGGAGGCGCTCGAGGACACGCCCGTGCCCGATGACTGGGGCTCGAGCGAGGTGAAGGTGGCGCTGCCCCAGGGCGGCGCGGTGGTGATGGAGCTGACGCGGCGGGGCGACTCGGTGTCGGTGGTGGGGCGGCGCGAGTCGGAGCACATGCGCGGCCATCTGGTGGTGGTGGAGCAGGCGCTGCTCGAGCAGGCGCGCACCGAGGGAGTGCTGCTGGACCTGGGGCGCAGCGTGGCGGAGGCGGGCAGCGAGGAGGAGCTGGTGGCGGCGGTGGCGCGCGGCGTCAAGGAGCTGTTTCCCGGGCGCTCCTTCTGCATCCGCATCACCGACGCGCGCACGGGCGCCCTCACCAGCCTCTACGCCGAGGGCCGCCTCAAGGAGGGCTCGCGCGAGCCGCTGGTGCTCAAGCGCAGCGCGGCGGAGAAGATGCACCTGGTGGAGTCGGCGCTGCCCGCGGGCAAGGTGGTGGTGGCCGGCCGCGTGCCGCTGCTCTTCGAGGACAGCGTCGGCGGGGTGAGCGCACCCCTGGTGGCCAGTAGCCAGCTCTATGGCGCCATCAACCTGGAGTACCCCGCCTCGCGCCAGGAGGCCAACACCTACCAGGACGAGCGGGTGCTCGTGCAGCTGGCCAACCAGGTCGCGGTGGCGGTGAAGAACGCCAAGCTCATCGACGAGCTGACGTTCGTGCGCAAGTACCTCGAGGACCTGCTGGAGAAGGCCAACGCCCTCATCGTCGTGGCCAACCGCGAGGGGAAGATCGTCGTCTTCAACCGGGCGATGAGCCGCCTCACGGGCTTCAGCAAGGAGGAGGTGCTGGGGAGGGACGTGGCGTGGCTGGTGCACCGCGACGAGCACCTGCGGCTGATGCCCGTGCTGCTCGCGGCCCTCAGGGGCGAGGACCTGCCCAACTTCGAGCTGCGGCTGCGCACGCGCATGGGCGAGGCGCGTGCCTCGTTCGCCACGTCCACGTCGCTCTCGTCCCAGGGCGAGGTGGAGGGCGTCATGGCCATCGGGCAGGACGTCACGGTGGTGGCGCAGCTCGAGCAGCGCATCATCCACGCGGAGAAGCTCGCCTCGCTGGGGCAGCTCGCCGCGAGCGTGGCGCACGAAATCAACAACCCGATGACGGCGGTGGTGACGTACGCCGACGCGCTCCTGCAGCGCGTGCCCGTGGGGGCCTCGGGGGGCCCGGACGCGGAGAAGCTGCGCAAGATATTGGAGAACGGCCAGCGCATCCTGCGCTTCACGAGGGATTTGACGTCCTACGCGCGGCCGTCGAAGAACAAGCCGGAGCCGGTGCGGCTCAACGCGCTGCTGGACAAGGCGCTGGGCTACTGCGAGCACGTGGTGACCAAGGCTCAGGTGGAGGTGTCGCGCGACTACGGCGAGGTGCCGCAGCTCACCGGGGTGCCCTCCAACCTGGAGCAGGTGTTCGTCAACCTCATCACCAACGCCTGCCATGCGATGCGTCCCGGCGGGCGGCTGTCCCTGCGCTCGCGGTGCGAGGGGCGTGAGGCGGTGGTGTGGGTGAAGGACACCGGCAGCGGCATCGAGCCCGCGCTCCTCTCGCGCATCTTCGAGCCCTTCTTCACCACCAAGACGGAGGGGCACGGCACGGGACTGGGGCTGTCCATCGTGCAGCGCATCGTGGAGAAGCACGGGGGCCGGCTGGACGTGGAGAGCGTGATCGGCCAGGGCACCACCTTCTCGGTGCGCCTGCCCCTGCCGGACTGA